One segment of Desulfomicrobium apsheronum DNA contains the following:
- the hflK gene encoding FtsH protease activity modulator HflK has protein sequence MNWDWEKLQEKRQRQSGPMPGPDLGDLNEKVKQFKQMNLPGWRIILLVALLFWLGSGIYIVQPDEVGVVKRFGAYERTTEPGPHYRLPFPFESVLTPQVTKIQRLEVGFRGTTAFTVGSGVQVRQVPEESLMLTGDENIVDVQFIVQFLIDNAQDYLFNVANQDKTVKDAAEAAMREVIGYNKIDAALTDDKLTIQNDTRDLLQRILDSYKIGIRVVAVQLQDVHPPRQVIDAFKDVASAKEDKSRFINEAEAYENDLVPRTRGEAAAIMNQAQAYKETKILQSRGDSDRFLFVLEEYRKAKDITKKRIYLETMEEILSRPEVEKIIISNDSMQRVFPYLPLQRSGKAAVTGQAKDGGVN, from the coding sequence ATGAATTGGGACTGGGAAAAACTACAAGAAAAACGACAGAGGCAGTCTGGCCCCATGCCTGGGCCGGATCTTGGTGATTTAAACGAAAAAGTCAAACAGTTTAAACAGATGAATTTGCCCGGATGGCGAATCATCTTGCTTGTGGCCCTTTTGTTCTGGCTCGGGAGCGGTATCTATATCGTTCAACCGGATGAAGTTGGCGTTGTCAAACGCTTCGGTGCCTATGAACGCACCACTGAACCTGGACCGCACTATCGTCTGCCTTTTCCGTTTGAATCCGTGCTGACTCCTCAAGTCACCAAGATTCAGCGGCTTGAAGTCGGTTTTCGCGGGACCACCGCCTTTACCGTAGGCTCCGGTGTCCAGGTCCGACAGGTTCCGGAGGAGTCCCTGATGCTCACCGGTGACGAGAACATTGTCGATGTCCAGTTCATCGTTCAGTTCCTGATCGATAACGCACAAGACTATCTGTTCAACGTCGCCAATCAGGATAAAACCGTCAAGGATGCTGCCGAAGCGGCCATGCGTGAAGTCATCGGCTATAACAAGATCGATGCCGCTCTCACCGACGACAAGCTGACCATCCAGAATGACACCCGTGATTTGCTGCAAAGAATCCTGGACAGCTACAAGATCGGCATCAGGGTTGTCGCCGTTCAGTTACAGGATGTCCATCCTCCGCGCCAGGTCATTGACGCCTTCAAGGATGTCGCCAGCGCCAAGGAGGACAAGAGCCGTTTCATCAATGAGGCGGAAGCCTACGAGAATGATCTGGTTCCACGCACACGAGGCGAGGCCGCAGCCATCATGAACCAGGCGCAGGCTTACAAGGAAACCAAGATCCTGCAGTCCAGAGGTGACAGTGATCGTTTTCTTTTTGTCCTTGAAGAATACCGGAAGGCAAAGGACATCACGAAAAAGCGCATTTATCTTGAAACAATGGAAGAGATCCTTTCCAGGCCGGAAGTGGAGAAGATCATTATCTCAAATGATTCCATGCAGCGGGTATTCCCCTATTTGCCTTTGCAGCGCTCCGGAAAGGCAGCCGTGACCGGGCAGGCTAAAGACGGAGGAGTGAACTGA